In the genome of Nonomuraea sp. NBC_00507, the window GCCTGCTGCGGCATCGGCGGCGACTTCCTGGCACTGGCCCGCGCCGGCTGCACGGTGACGGCCGTGGACATCGACCCCCTGACGGTCGCCGTGGCCAGAGCCAACGCCGAGGCGCTCGGGCTGGCCGACCGGGTGACGGTGACCATTGGGGATGCGGCCGCCGTCCGGCCGGAGGACTACGACGTGCTGTTCGCCGACCCGGCACGGCGGACGAGCCGGGGCAGGACGTTCGACCCCCTGGCTTACTCGCCGCCCTGGCCCGTGGTGCTCGGCCTGGTCTCCAGGGCCGAGCGGGCCTGCCTCAAGGTCGCACCGGGCATCCCGTACGAGTTCATCCCGGCGCAGGCCGAGGCCGAGTGGGTCTCGTACAAGCGCGAGGTCAAGGAGGCCAGCCTCTGGACCGGGACCGGGGAGCGGCCGACCCGCCGCGCCACGCTGCTGCCCGGCGGTCACACCCTGACCTCCGCCGACGTCAGGGCCCCGGTCGGCGCGATGGGACGCTACATCTACGAGCCTGACGGCGCCGCCATCCGGGCTCACCTCGTGGGCGAAGTGGCTGAGCTGGTCGGCGGCCGCCTGCTCGATCCGCTGGTGGCGTACATCGCGGCCGACGAGCCGGTGGACACCCCATGGGCCTCGAGATACGAAGTCGAGGACATCATGCCGTTCTCGCTGAAAAAGCTACGTGCGGCCCTCCGTGAACGGCAAATTGGAAATGTCACCATCAAAAAACGCGCCTCCGCCCTCGACATCGAGCGCCTGCGCCAAGATCTGCGACTCAATGGGGAAAAGTCGGCAGTAATCATCTTGACGCGGATCATGGCGCGGCCATATGCCCTCATCTGCGACACCTCCCCACCTGCCTGAACAGGGAAACCGGCCATTCTTGCGTTAACCGCGATCTTTCAATTTCAGCCCTGACGGACCTTGATCGAAAGGCTAAGGTGGACGGGCGGGAGTTCTCCCCCGAATGCGGTTACCCGCGTTCTCGCCTTTTCATCTGCAAACCGGACCTACCCCACCGCTGCGCGGCAGACCGTCGGCGACGCGAAGGAGCCTTTCGGTGGACAATTCCAATCACACCACCCTTCTTCTTCAGGCAGGAGGCCACTCCCCCATCTCCGAAAGGATGCGCGACCTGCTCCAGCGCGCCGCCCAGGATCACGTCTACGAGCAGCGCACGCAGGGCGCCGTGCTCGACGAGATCCGCCAGCGGCTCGAGGGCATGGAGTGGCTGCTTCGCGAGGTACGCGAGCGCGAGCTGGGCGGTCTGAGCGGCACCCTGGAGTCGGTCAACGGGCGGCTGGAGGACATCACCATCAAGCCGCCGATGTGGGCGGAGGGCCTGGCCCAGCACGTGGAGGCGGTGCGCGACCACGTCGACGCCGTCGACGAGCGCGTGGGCCAACGCCTGCAGTCCGTGCTCGACACCACCGATGGCATCACCAAGGGCATGTCCGATTTCGCCACACTGCTGGCCGGCCTCAACGCCAGCATGGAAGCCGCCGCCAGCCGCTTCACCAGACTCGACAAGTCGGTGGCCGAGCTCGTCACTCGGACCGACCGGGTGGAGTCGGCGGTCGGCGCGCTGTCCGAGGACGTCAACGATCGGCTGGCCGGCGCGGTCGAGCAATTGGCCGGCAAGGTAGACGCGGCCGAGCAGCGCCTGACGACCCGCCTGGAGGCGACCGGCGAGCACCTGACCTCCCGGCTGGACGAGACCGACCAGAGCCTCACCCTCAGGCTCGACGACACCCACCACCGCCTGACCACCAAACTGGACGAGGCCGACCGCCGCCTCACCACCAAGCTCGACGAGACCGACGAGCGGCTCACGGCCCGGTTGGAGGAGAGCCACCGGCACCTGTCCGCCCGGCTCGAGGAGGCGGACCAGCAGCTGTCAGGCCGCCTCGACGCGGCGGACGAGCGGCTGTCCGGCCGGCTCGACGCGGCGGACGAGCGGCTCACCGCACGCCTCAAGGAGGCCGACGCGCAGCTCAACGACCGCCTGACCGACGTCGAGCAGCGCCTCACCACCCGGCTCGACGAGACCGACCAGCACCTGGCCGTGCAGCTCGGCGAGAGCGAGCAACGCCTGGCCGTGCAACTCGGCGAGAGCGAGCAGCGCCTGACGGCCAGGCTCGACGGCGTGGACTCCAGGCTCGATCGGGTCGAGGGAAGGTTGCACGGGCTCGACACCAAGCTCACAGGGTTCGACACCAAGCTCACGGGGTTCGACACCAAGCTCACGGGGTTCGACGGCCGGCTGGAGTCCGCCGACGAGTGCCTGGCCGACATCGACGCCAGGCTCGACGGCCTCGACGGCAGGATGGGCGGCGTCGACAAGCGGCTCGGGGGCATGGACGGCCGGCTCGGCGCGGTGGACGAGCGGCTGGGCACCATGGACGGCCACCTGGGCAGGCACGATGACCGTTTCGACAGGCTCGACGTACGCATCGACACCCGCTTCACCGCGCTGGACGAGCGCGTGGCCGCCACCGACCAGCGCCTGGGCGAGACCGCCACGCGCAACGAGGGCCGCTTCAACCGGCTCGACAGCCAGATGGACGCCATGGACGAGCGGCTCAGCGAGGCCGAGGAGCACCTGAGCGACCGCTTCGACGCGATCGACGGCCACCTCAGCGGGCTCGACACCCGCTTCAACGGCCTCGCCACCCACATGAACGGCCTGGCCACCCGCGCCGAGCAGGCCGGCGCTCATCTGGAGGCGGTGGACGACCGCATCGAGGCCGTCAACCAGCGTGTGGGGCGGCTCCCCGCGGCCCTGGGCTCCGAGCTGCAGTCGCAGGCAGGCGAGCAGGCCGCACGCCTGGCCGCGGCCGCCGACACGCTGACCGACCTCGTCAGGTCCCGTCCCGACCGCGACGAGCTGGCCCAGACGGTCACCGGCATCGTCGAGCCCGCGGCCACCGACCTCACCAAGCGCCTGAGCGCCCTGGAGGAGACGATGCTGGTCCTGGCCGAGGCGCTGCTGCGCCCCAGCAGGTCCAAGGACTGAGTGCCGGTCTGCGCTCGCGCGCCCTGGGCGTGCGGGCGTCAGACGTGGACCGTGGTGATCGGCAGGGAGGAGTCAGCCGGGATCTCCAGGCTCGACGGCGCGACACCGGCCACGACCAGGTCAGAGCCCAGCGCCGCGACCATGGCCCCGTTGTCGGTGCACAGCCCGGGACGGGGCACCCGCAGCCGCACTCCGGCCGCGTCGCACCGCTCCTGGGCCAGCGCCCGCAGCCGGGAGTTGGCCGCCACGCCGCCCCCGATCAGCAGGTCCGCCACGTCGTACTTCCGGCACGCCTGCAGCGCCTTGCGGGTCAGCACGTCCACCACGGCCTCCTGGAAGGAGGCGGCCACGTCCGGCACGTGGATGGACGCGCCCGCCCTTTCGCGGGCCTCGATCCAGCGAGCCACGGCCGTCTTGAGCCCGGAGAAGGAGAAGTCGAGCGTGCCGTCGTCGATCTTGCCGCGCGGGAAGGCGATCGCCGTGCCGGAGCCCTCGCGGGCGGCCCGGTCGATGTGCGGGCCGCCGGGGAACGGCAGTCCCAGCACCCGCGCCACCTTGTCGAACGCCTCCCCGGCCGCGTCGTCCACGGTGGAACCGAGCGAGATCACGTCCTCGGCCACGTCAGGCACGAGCAGCAGCGACGAATGACCGCCGGAGACCAGCATGGCGATGCACGGCTTGGGCAGCGGGCCGTGCTCCAGCTGGTCGACGGCGACATGGGCGGCCAGGTGGTTGACGCCGTAGAGCGGGACGCCGAGGCCGAACGCGTAGGATTTGGCCGCCGCGACCCCGACCAGCAGCGCGCCCGCCAGCCCAGGACCGGCCGTGACGGCGATGGCGTCGAGGTCGGTGAGCTTGAGCCCGGAGGCGGCCAGCGCGGCCTCCACGGTCGGCGTCATGGCTTCCAGATGGGCGCGGGAGGCGACCTCGGGCACCACGCCGCCGAACCTGGCGTGCTCCTCCATGCTGGAGGCAATGGTGTTGGCCAGCA includes:
- the tsaD gene encoding tRNA (adenosine(37)-N6)-threonylcarbamoyltransferase complex transferase subunit TsaD, coding for MADEPLVLGIETSCDETGIGIVRGHTLLANTIASSMEEHARFGGVVPEVASRAHLEAMTPTVEAALAASGLKLTDLDAIAVTAGPGLAGALLVGVAAAKSYAFGLGVPLYGVNHLAAHVAVDQLEHGPLPKPCIAMLVSGGHSSLLLVPDVAEDVISLGSTVDDAAGEAFDKVARVLGLPFPGGPHIDRAAREGSGTAIAFPRGKIDDGTLDFSFSGLKTAVARWIEARERAGASIHVPDVAASFQEAVVDVLTRKALQACRKYDVADLLIGGGVAANSRLRALAQERCDAAGVRLRVPRPGLCTDNGAMVAALGSDLVVAGVAPSSLEIPADSSLPITTVHV
- a CDS encoding class I SAM-dependent methyltransferase; its protein translation is MDLDAFNELLTTRGQRALAEAGELTGADPVAAATKLRKTYDAPLTSAALTQAGLRERAKAKFGEDARGMYFTHHGLEQSTRAEVAEHRARRLAGASVVDACCGIGGDFLALARAGCTVTAVDIDPLTVAVARANAEALGLADRVTVTIGDAAAVRPEDYDVLFADPARRTSRGRTFDPLAYSPPWPVVLGLVSRAERACLKVAPGIPYEFIPAQAEAEWVSYKREVKEASLWTGTGERPTRRATLLPGGHTLTSADVRAPVGAMGRYIYEPDGAAIRAHLVGEVAELVGGRLLDPLVAYIAADEPVDTPWASRYEVEDIMPFSLKKLRAALRERQIGNVTIKKRASALDIERLRQDLRLNGEKSAVIILTRIMARPYALICDTSPPA